From Micromonospora rhizosphaerae, the proteins below share one genomic window:
- a CDS encoding aconitate hydratase — MKEYDVASLDTFGAKTQLRVGDASYEIFKIDKVVGHDRLPYSLKILLENLLRTEDGANITADHIRQLGAWDPTADPSVEIQFTPARVLMQDFTGVPCVVDLATMREAVRHLGGDATKVNPLAPAELVIDHSVIADLFGREDAFQRNVELEYERNKERYQFLRWGQTAFNEFKVVPPGTGIVHQVNIEYLARTVMERNGQAYPDTVVGTDSHTTMVNGLGVLGWGVGGIEAEAAMLGQPVSMLIPRVVGFKLSGEMPAGTTATDLVLTITEMLRKHGVVGKFVEFYGPGVSAVPLANRATIGNMSPEYGSTVAIFPIDAETIRYLELTGRDPQQVALVEAYAKEQGLWHDPNREPEYSERLELDLSTIEPSLAGPKRPQDRVPLGSAKTLFRSALTDYVAADQTGSGADARGGVRTNPPYGVVGHADEASAESFPASDSPANAVNDPADAPRDLESAAVGAGGRASNPIRVTSPDGVEYELDHGAVVIAAITSCTNTSNPQVMIGAALLARNAVEKGLSRKPWVKTTLAPGSKVVMDYYDRAGLTPYLEKLGFNLVGYGCTTCIGNSGPLPEEVSAAVNEGDLAVVSVLSGNRNFEGRINPDVKMNYLASPPLVVAYALTGTMDIDLANEPIGEDSQGQPVFLRDIWPSSAEIQDVIASAIGATGFSSAYADVFAGDERWQSLPTPTGDTFAWDDASTYVRKPPYFDGMERQPKAVQDIAGARLLAKLGDSVTTDHISPAGSIKADSPAGKYLAEHGVARHEFNSYGSRRGNHEVMIRGTFANIRLRNQLVPGVEGGFTVNHLTGEQTTIYDASVAYQEAGVPLVVLAGKEYGSGSSRDWAAKGTMLLGVKAVIAESYERIHRSNLIGMGVLPLQFPAGENAESLGLTGTETFSITGVTALNDGETPRTVKVTTDTGLEFDAVVRIDTPGEADYYRHGGILQYVLRRMIAS, encoded by the coding sequence GTGAAGGAGTACGACGTGGCGAGCCTCGACACCTTCGGTGCGAAGACCCAGCTACGCGTCGGAGACGCGAGCTACGAGATTTTCAAGATCGACAAGGTGGTGGGCCACGACCGGCTGCCCTACAGCTTGAAGATCCTGCTGGAGAACCTGCTGCGGACCGAGGACGGCGCGAACATCACCGCCGACCACATCCGCCAGCTCGGGGCGTGGGACCCCACCGCCGACCCGAGTGTGGAGATCCAGTTCACCCCGGCGCGGGTGCTGATGCAGGACTTCACCGGTGTGCCCTGCGTCGTGGACCTGGCCACCATGCGGGAGGCCGTCCGCCACCTGGGCGGCGACGCCACCAAGGTCAACCCGCTCGCCCCGGCCGAGCTGGTCATCGACCACTCCGTCATCGCCGACCTGTTCGGCCGCGAGGATGCCTTCCAGCGCAACGTCGAGCTGGAGTACGAGCGCAACAAGGAGCGCTACCAGTTCCTGCGCTGGGGCCAGACCGCGTTCAACGAGTTCAAGGTCGTCCCGCCGGGCACCGGCATCGTGCACCAGGTCAACATCGAGTATCTGGCCCGCACGGTCATGGAGCGCAACGGCCAGGCGTACCCGGACACCGTGGTCGGCACCGACTCGCACACCACCATGGTCAACGGCCTGGGCGTGCTGGGCTGGGGCGTCGGCGGCATCGAGGCCGAGGCCGCGATGCTCGGCCAGCCGGTCAGCATGCTGATCCCGCGGGTCGTCGGCTTCAAGCTCTCCGGCGAGATGCCGGCCGGCACCACCGCCACCGACCTGGTGCTCACCATCACCGAGATGCTGCGCAAGCACGGCGTGGTCGGCAAGTTCGTCGAGTTCTACGGCCCGGGCGTGAGCGCCGTGCCGCTGGCCAACCGGGCCACCATCGGCAACATGTCCCCGGAGTACGGCTCCACCGTCGCGATCTTCCCGATCGACGCCGAGACCATCCGCTACCTGGAGCTGACCGGCCGCGACCCGCAGCAGGTCGCGCTCGTCGAGGCGTACGCCAAGGAGCAGGGCCTCTGGCACGACCCGAACCGTGAGCCGGAGTACTCCGAGCGCCTCGAGCTCGACCTGAGCACCATCGAGCCGTCGCTGGCCGGCCCGAAGCGCCCGCAGGACCGGGTGCCGCTGGGCAGCGCCAAGACGCTCTTCCGCTCCGCGCTGACCGATTACGTGGCCGCGGACCAGACCGGCAGCGGTGCCGACGCTCGCGGCGGCGTCCGCACCAACCCGCCGTACGGCGTGGTGGGCCACGCGGACGAGGCCAGCGCCGAGTCCTTCCCGGCCAGCGACTCGCCGGCCAACGCGGTGAACGACCCGGCCGACGCGCCGCGCGACCTGGAGAGCGCGGCGGTGGGCGCCGGCGGGCGGGCCAGCAACCCGATCCGGGTCACCAGCCCCGACGGCGTCGAGTACGAGCTGGACCATGGTGCGGTCGTGATCGCGGCGATCACCTCCTGCACCAACACCTCGAACCCGCAGGTGATGATCGGCGCCGCGCTGCTCGCCCGCAACGCCGTGGAGAAGGGCCTGTCCCGCAAGCCGTGGGTCAAGACCACCCTCGCGCCCGGCTCCAAGGTCGTCATGGACTACTACGACCGGGCCGGCCTCACCCCGTACCTGGAGAAGCTCGGCTTCAACCTGGTCGGGTACGGCTGCACCACCTGTATCGGCAACTCGGGCCCGCTGCCGGAGGAGGTCTCTGCCGCGGTGAACGAGGGTGACCTCGCCGTCGTCTCGGTGCTCTCCGGCAACCGGAACTTCGAGGGCCGGATCAACCCGGACGTCAAGATGAACTACCTGGCGTCCCCGCCGCTGGTGGTCGCGTACGCGCTCACCGGCACGATGGACATCGACCTGGCCAACGAGCCGATCGGCGAGGACAGCCAGGGCCAGCCGGTCTTCCTGCGGGACATCTGGCCGAGCAGCGCGGAGATCCAGGACGTCATCGCCTCGGCGATCGGCGCCACCGGCTTCAGCTCGGCGTACGCGGACGTCTTCGCCGGCGACGAGCGCTGGCAGTCGCTGCCCACCCCGACCGGTGACACCTTCGCCTGGGATGACGCGTCCACCTACGTCCGCAAGCCCCCGTACTTCGACGGCATGGAGCGGCAGCCGAAGGCTGTCCAGGACATCGCCGGCGCCCGATTGCTGGCCAAGCTGGGTGACTCGGTCACCACCGACCACATCTCGCCGGCCGGCTCCATCAAGGCCGACTCCCCCGCGGGGAAGTACCTGGCCGAGCACGGTGTGGCGCGGCACGAGTTCAACTCGTACGGCTCACGCCGGGGCAACCACGAGGTGATGATCCGGGGCACCTTCGCCAACATCCGGCTGCGCAACCAGTTGGTGCCGGGCGTCGAGGGCGGCTTCACGGTCAACCACCTGACCGGCGAGCAGACCACCATCTACGACGCCTCGGTGGCGTACCAGGAGGCCGGCGTCCCGCTGGTCGTGCTGGCCGGCAAGGAGTACGGCTCCGGCTCGTCCCGTGACTGGGCGGCCAAGGGCACGATGCTGCTCGGCGTCAAGGCGGTCATCGCCGAGTCGTACGAGCGGATCCACCGCTCCAACCTGATCGGCATGGGCGTGCTGCCGCTGCAGTTCCCGGCCGGCGAGAACGCCGAGTCGCTCGGCCTCACCGGCACGGAGACCTTCTCCATCACCGGCGTGACCGCGCTGAACGACGGCGAGACCCCGCGTACGGTGAAGGTCACCACCGACACCGGCCTGGAGTTCGACGCCGTGGTCCGGATCGACACCCCGGGTGAGGCGGACTACTACCGGCACGGCGGCATCCTGCAGTACGTGCTGCGTCGCATGATCGCCAGCTGA
- a CDS encoding DUF742 domain-containing protein translates to MTVQGESAEHQWIDDHAGPVVRPYAVTRGRARPVTGTFDLISLVTATRADVTTEIGLGPEHLAIVGLCQRIQSVAEIAAHLDLPVGTIRVLLGDLVARGLVQVREPRNTAGLPDNSVFEAVINGLRAL, encoded by the coding sequence ATGACGGTGCAGGGAGAGTCCGCGGAGCACCAGTGGATTGACGACCATGCGGGGCCGGTGGTTCGTCCGTACGCCGTCACGCGTGGCCGGGCCCGCCCGGTCACCGGCACGTTCGACCTGATCTCCCTGGTGACGGCGACCCGCGCGGACGTGACCACCGAGATCGGCCTGGGCCCGGAGCACCTGGCGATCGTCGGGCTCTGCCAGCGGATCCAGTCCGTCGCCGAGATCGCCGCTCACCTGGACCTGCCGGTGGGCACCATCCGGGTCCTGCTCGGCGATCTGGTGGCGCGTGGCCTGGTGCAGGTCCGCGAGCCACGCAACACGGCGGGCCTTCCCGACAACAGCGTTTTCGAGGCGGTTATCAATGGACTACGGGCGCTCTGA
- a CDS encoding GTP-binding protein — MDYGRSERLAGAALPTAIKILIAGGFGVGKTTMVGSVSETRPLRTEEVLTETGVGVDDLSGVEQKTTTTVAMDFGRITISDDLVLYLFGTPGQDRFWFVWDELALGAIGAVVLADTRRLADCFPSIDYFEGRGTPFVVAVNCFDGARHYQLDEVQAALNLDSGVPVVLCDARQRESSKEVLITLMEHAMKTREARRRAAGD, encoded by the coding sequence ATGGACTACGGGCGCTCTGAGCGGCTGGCGGGAGCGGCGCTGCCCACCGCGATCAAGATCCTGATCGCCGGTGGTTTCGGCGTCGGCAAGACCACCATGGTCGGCTCGGTCAGCGAGACCCGTCCGCTCCGGACCGAGGAGGTGCTGACCGAGACCGGCGTCGGCGTCGACGACCTCTCCGGGGTGGAGCAGAAGACCACCACGACGGTGGCGATGGACTTCGGCCGGATCACCATCAGCGACGACCTGGTGCTCTACCTGTTCGGCACGCCGGGCCAGGACCGCTTCTGGTTCGTCTGGGACGAGTTGGCGCTCGGCGCCATCGGCGCGGTGGTGCTCGCCGACACCCGTCGACTGGCCGACTGCTTCCCCTCGATCGACTACTTCGAGGGGCGGGGCACGCCGTTCGTGGTGGCCGTGAACTGCTTCGACGGTGCCCGACACTACCAGCTCGACGAGGTGCAGGCGGCGCTCAACCTCGACTCGGGGGTGCCGGTGGTGCTCTGCGACGCCCGGCAGCGGGAGTCGAGCAAGGAGGTGCTCATCACGCTGATGGAGCACGCCATGAAGACCCGCGAGGCCCGTCGCCGCGCCGCCGGCGACTGA
- a CDS encoding DedA family protein, with protein MVDVQHWLTALPPGVVYLIVAAVIGVESMGVPLPGEIVLVSSALLAATGVVEPEWVASAAAFGAIVGDSVGYAVGRRGGRPLLVRLGRRFPRHLGPAHLARAEQSFARHGVWAVFFGRFVALLRILAGPLAGALHVPYRRFLLANAAGGLVWAFGTTYLLFTVGRAAEHWLKDISWAGLVIAVLAGLASTWWLRRRARRLEPVEVADEAEPVRAGSDR; from the coding sequence GTGGTCGACGTACAGCACTGGCTTACCGCGCTGCCGCCGGGCGTGGTCTACCTGATCGTCGCCGCGGTGATCGGCGTGGAGAGCATGGGCGTCCCGCTGCCCGGCGAGATCGTCCTGGTCAGCTCCGCCCTGCTCGCCGCCACCGGGGTCGTCGAGCCGGAGTGGGTGGCCAGCGCGGCGGCGTTCGGCGCGATCGTGGGCGACTCCGTCGGGTACGCGGTGGGCCGGCGCGGCGGTCGTCCGCTGCTCGTCCGGCTCGGCCGGCGCTTCCCTCGACATCTCGGCCCTGCGCACCTCGCCCGCGCCGAGCAGAGCTTCGCCCGACACGGGGTCTGGGCGGTCTTCTTCGGCCGCTTCGTGGCCCTGCTGCGGATCCTCGCCGGGCCCCTCGCGGGCGCGCTGCACGTCCCGTACCGTCGATTCCTGCTGGCCAACGCCGCCGGCGGCCTGGTCTGGGCGTTCGGCACCACCTACCTGCTCTTCACCGTGGGCCGGGCGGCCGAGCACTGGCTCAAGGACATCTCCTGGGCGGGGCTGGTGATCGCGGTGCTCGCCGGCCTCGCCAGCACCTGGTGGCTGCGCCGCCGCGCGCGCCGGCTCGAGCCCGTGGAGGTGGCCGACGAGGCCGAGCCGGTCCGGGCCGGCAGCGACCGCTGA